A window from Leptothermofonsia sichuanensis E412 encodes these proteins:
- a CDS encoding outer membrane beta-barrel protein, which produces MNKSSLQLLIGATSLGMALFLVKAFPVSAQPRGLSGHYLGVTVDASDALGLGQDYLLQSGASPQWLVDRALAGAQPTASPGRASPVEALDGKAFQGRIDLNNTPFSIRGKVSLDSETSIMQPMVSYDLAIARNANLYAGAGYSFINAKGKPQSPDHQNSFFITAGAEAAVNDTVVIYGDAQYPLNQAEFNLASPVKVQVGIGFRF; this is translated from the coding sequence ATGAACAAAAGTTCCTTGCAGCTTCTAATTGGGGCTACCAGTCTTGGGATGGCTCTTTTCCTGGTGAAAGCATTCCCTGTCAGTGCTCAGCCCAGGGGGTTGAGTGGTCACTATCTGGGAGTCACGGTTGACGCCAGCGATGCTCTGGGGTTGGGGCAGGATTATTTGCTACAGTCAGGTGCTTCTCCCCAGTGGTTGGTGGATAGAGCACTGGCGGGGGCTCAGCCAACTGCCTCACCGGGCAGAGCCTCCCCGGTGGAGGCTCTGGATGGCAAAGCGTTTCAAGGACGTATTGATTTGAATAACACCCCGTTCTCAATTCGGGGCAAAGTTTCGCTGGATTCAGAAACCAGTATTATGCAGCCAATGGTTTCCTACGACCTGGCGATCGCCCGCAATGCCAACCTCTATGCAGGGGCAGGCTATTCCTTCATCAACGCCAAAGGTAAACCCCAATCCCCTGATCACCAAAATTCCTTTTTTATCACTGCCGGTGCTGAAGCGGCTGTCAACGATACAGTAGTCATTTATGGCGATGCTCAGTATCCGCTGAATCAGGCAGAGTTCAATCTTGCTTCACCAGTTAAAGTGCAGGTGGGAATTGGGTTTCGGTTTTGA
- a CDS encoding Uma2 family endonuclease, producing the protein MSSVTKPRMTFEEYLTYDDGTDHRYEWIDGVLVEMPTESELNAWLSLALQLYFIRAGLVKPRLTHRYNCEIEVPVLKPKQARNRFPDFVILRPEHIELTQKRLTIRLDMPAPLFVMEVVSPGQTNRIRDYEDKREQYQARGIEEYWLLDPEQQVVTVLSLVDRGYQESQFQGSDHILSPLFPLFALTAEQVLNPEE; encoded by the coding sequence ATGTCCAGCGTCACGAAACCACGCATGACATTTGAAGAGTACCTGACCTACGACGATGGCACAGACCATCGGTATGAATGGATTGATGGAGTATTGGTCGAAATGCCAACGGAGTCTGAGTTGAATGCATGGCTGTCGTTGGCATTGCAACTCTATTTCATCCGCGCAGGGTTAGTGAAACCCAGACTGACCCATCGATACAATTGTGAAATTGAAGTTCCCGTTCTGAAGCCGAAGCAGGCACGCAATCGGTTTCCTGATTTTGTGATTTTAAGGCCAGAGCACATTGAGTTAACCCAAAAACGGTTGACAATTCGGTTAGACATGCCTGCTCCACTGTTTGTCATGGAGGTGGTTAGTCCGGGTCAAACGAACCGTATCCGTGATTATGAGGACAAGCGGGAGCAGTACCAGGCACGAGGGATTGAAGAGTATTGGCTGCTTGACCCGGAACAGCAGGTTGTTACAGTATTGTCACTGGTCGATCGCGGGTATCAGGAAAGCCAATTTCAGGGAAGCGATCACATCCTTTCCCCCCTGTTTCCCCTGTTTGCACTGACGGCTGAACAGGTGCTGAACCCAGAGGAATAG
- a CDS encoding RuBisCO accumulation factor 1: MTEIPPNVPQPDAQTDIDEEGLLRSLRRKEGTWVEWGQACQTLQKAGYSPQRIFEETGFEPIQQNQIIVAAQVYHSILNAGVSEAVRQHFGFRGSDVLYELRVLTQTERAAMAEFALEKSLDMDEVHEAAKAVKDFSRLSNKPEGFTDHPGDAIAHQAWKLARQQADLQERSRLIARGLRFAHSNTARQQVEQLLTDFTVTPATPPPRLPIYRLEATEELPRLLPVAGKLPLTTADLQAVPLVEEIEPFRMVKFSGTGAWVPVPGWQVILAAEDPVVILCDSEALPLPPPAGSEEVLVVVDRAEREWDSRRYCAVDQAGQLQIQWFEHPPEAPILGQVILVMRPKKVLDEDYTKEIWQIDE; the protein is encoded by the coding sequence ATGACTGAAATACCCCCCAATGTTCCCCAGCCTGATGCCCAAACAGATATCGATGAAGAAGGGCTGTTGCGATCGCTCCGGCGCAAGGAAGGCACCTGGGTAGAGTGGGGGCAGGCCTGTCAAACGCTCCAAAAGGCTGGCTATAGTCCCCAAAGGATTTTTGAAGAGACGGGCTTTGAACCCATTCAGCAAAACCAGATTATTGTCGCGGCTCAGGTTTACCACAGCATCCTCAATGCTGGCGTCTCGGAGGCGGTCAGGCAACACTTTGGCTTCAGGGGGAGCGATGTTCTGTATGAACTGCGGGTCCTCACCCAGACTGAACGGGCAGCCATGGCAGAGTTTGCGCTGGAGAAAAGCCTGGACATGGATGAGGTCCACGAAGCCGCCAAAGCGGTGAAAGATTTTTCCCGTCTCAGCAACAAACCAGAGGGATTTACTGACCATCCAGGAGACGCGATCGCCCATCAGGCATGGAAACTGGCACGACAACAGGCAGACTTACAGGAGCGATCGCGCCTGATTGCCAGAGGATTACGGTTTGCCCATAGCAATACTGCCCGCCAGCAGGTTGAGCAGTTATTGACCGACTTCACGGTCACCCCGGCCACCCCCCCACCCCGCCTGCCGATCTATCGTTTAGAGGCGACAGAAGAACTGCCCCGGCTGTTGCCCGTTGCAGGCAAACTCCCCCTGACCACCGCCGACTTGCAGGCAGTCCCCTTGGTAGAAGAAATTGAACCATTTCGGATGGTGAAATTTTCGGGGACAGGGGCATGGGTGCCGGTTCCTGGCTGGCAGGTGATTCTGGCTGCCGAAGATCCGGTAGTCATCCTGTGTGATAGTGAAGCCCTGCCATTGCCTCCGCCAGCGGGATCGGAAGAGGTTTTAGTCGTTGTAGACCGGGCAGAACGGGAATGGGACTCACGTCGCTACTGTGCAGTTGACCAGGCAGGACAATTGCAAATTCAGTGGTTTGAACATCCCCCCGAAGCCCCTATTCTGGGACAGGTGATTCTGGTGATGCGGCCCAAGAAGGTGCTGGATGAGGACTATACGAAAGAAATCTGGCAGATTGATGAGTAG
- a CDS encoding M16 family metallopeptidase: MSLAKLPIASTSLHFPANLLRLDNGLTLIHQHMPATPVVAVDVWVNAGAIAEPDEWSGMAHFLEHMIFKGTEVLPPGVFDLVIESQGGMTNAATSHDYAHFFIVTAAQQLEDALPYLAELLMNAAIPDDEFERERCVVLEEIRQAYDNPDWIAFQALTESIYQCHPYGRPILGTEETLLQRSPAEMRQFHRAHYQPENMTVVVVGDITQDVAIDLVSQSFQARSEPVACPRSVSEAEPPITDIRRQELWLPRLEQSRLMMAWLGPGIDSPLQSLDEQLQEAYGLDILSVLLAEGRASRLIRELREERNLVQAVSSGFSLQREAGLFTISAWLDAENLERVEAIICDRLSELAATPVSDAELARCKRLLCNDYAFSTETPSQLAGLYGYYSILARPEIATTYPQRIQAIQAADLQRLASHYLSPYHYAVTVMKPLEE, encoded by the coding sequence TTGAGCCTAGCTAAATTACCCATCGCCTCTACTTCACTTCACTTTCCAGCAAACCTGCTGCGGCTGGACAATGGGTTAACCCTCATCCACCAGCACATGCCAGCTACGCCTGTGGTCGCCGTTGATGTCTGGGTTAATGCTGGCGCGATCGCGGAACCCGATGAGTGGTCTGGCATGGCTCACTTCCTGGAGCACATGATTTTTAAGGGAACGGAAGTGCTGCCACCGGGCGTGTTTGATCTGGTGATTGAAAGCCAGGGGGGGATGACCAATGCCGCGACCAGCCACGACTATGCCCACTTTTTCATTGTCACGGCGGCCCAACAACTGGAGGATGCCCTACCCTACCTGGCAGAACTGCTGATGAATGCAGCGATTCCCGATGACGAGTTTGAACGGGAACGGTGTGTTGTGCTGGAAGAAATTCGTCAGGCATACGACAACCCCGACTGGATTGCATTTCAGGCATTGACAGAGAGCATTTATCAATGTCATCCCTACGGCAGACCCATTCTGGGCACGGAAGAGACTTTGCTACAGCGATCGCCCGCAGAGATGCGCCAGTTTCATCGGGCACACTACCAGCCAGAGAACATGACCGTCGTTGTGGTAGGTGATATAACTCAGGATGTGGCGATTGACCTGGTCAGCCAGTCCTTCCAGGCAAGGTCGGAGCCAGTGGCCTGTCCCCGTTCCGTTTCAGAGGCAGAACCGCCTATCACCGACATTCGCCGCCAGGAACTCTGGCTCCCCCGGCTGGAGCAGTCACGTTTAATGATGGCCTGGTTGGGACCAGGCATTGACTCTCCGCTTCAGAGCCTGGATGAACAATTGCAGGAGGCTTATGGGCTGGATATTCTATCTGTCTTACTGGCAGAAGGACGCGCCTCTCGCCTGATCCGGGAACTGCGAGAAGAACGCAACCTAGTCCAGGCAGTGAGCAGTGGGTTTTCCCTGCAACGGGAGGCTGGACTGTTCACCATCAGCGCCTGGTTAGACGCAGAAAACCTAGAACGGGTGGAGGCCATCATCTGCGATCGCCTCTCCGAACTGGCCGCAACCCCTGTTTCCGATGCTGAACTCGCTCGCTGCAAACGTCTGCTCTGTAACGACTATGCCTTTTCAACGGAAACCCCCAGTCAACTGGCAGGACTGTACGGCTACTACAGCATTCTGGCCAGACCTGAAATTGCCACCACCTATCCTCAACGCATCCAGGCAATTCAGGCAGCGGATCTGCAACGTCTTGCCAGTCACTACCTCTCTCCCTATCACTATGCCGTAACCGTGATGAAACCCTTAGAGGAGTAG
- a CDS encoding M16 family metallopeptidase, which translates to MNRSSTYSPQVRTVLDNGMTVLTWKNPVADIIAARIFIRAGSRWEQPHEAGLSHLLSAVLTKGTGTRSSLDIAEQVESLGASLSADSTTDYFLLSLKTVSSDFEELLHLAGDLLRSPSFPAQEIELERRLAIQAIRSQQEQPFTVAFDQLRQIMYRDHPYALSGLGTEESVARLSRENLVRYHQTHFRPDNMVVSLSGRIDPDTAIELVNQVFGDWQPPAEPLPRLRLPVIVPNPVQAAIAQETQQSIVMLGFLAPAVGNIESGKVGGSGERLPPLHTNPQQTANHLIPHSSPHPVHSIKDYVALKLLNSYLGNGLSSRLFVELREKRGLAYEVSAFYPTRLDPAQFVVYMGTAPENTEVALEGLTTEVERLRSHPLNPEDLQASKNKILGQYALGKQTNAQIAQIYGWYETLGLGIEFDTHFQEEVAAVSAGDAHQAAVKYLAMPYVSLVGPSTVVKGLVNPL; encoded by the coding sequence GTGAATCGAAGCTCAACTTATTCCCCCCAGGTACGGACTGTTCTGGACAATGGCATGACTGTCTTGACCTGGAAAAACCCCGTCGCTGATATCATTGCCGCTCGCATTTTCATCCGGGCGGGTAGTCGCTGGGAACAACCCCATGAGGCAGGGTTGTCTCACCTGCTATCGGCGGTGCTGACCAAGGGCACAGGCACCCGGTCTTCGTTGGACATTGCAGAACAGGTGGAATCCCTGGGAGCAAGTCTAAGTGCTGATTCCACCACAGACTATTTTCTTCTGAGCTTAAAGACCGTTTCCTCCGATTTTGAAGAGCTGTTGCATCTGGCAGGGGATTTGTTGCGATCGCCCAGTTTCCCGGCTCAGGAGATTGAACTGGAGCGGCGGCTGGCGATCCAGGCGATCCGCTCTCAACAAGAACAACCCTTCACAGTTGCTTTTGACCAGTTGCGCCAGATTATGTATCGGGATCACCCCTATGCCCTGTCTGGATTGGGGACTGAGGAATCGGTTGCCCGCTTAAGCCGGGAAAATCTGGTGCGCTATCATCAGACTCACTTTCGCCCCGACAATATGGTAGTCAGCCTGTCTGGTCGCATCGATCCAGATACCGCCATTGAGCTGGTGAACCAGGTCTTTGGCGACTGGCAACCGCCCGCCGAACCCTTGCCCCGGCTGCGTTTGCCTGTGATTGTTCCCAATCCAGTGCAGGCGGCGATCGCCCAGGAGACGCAACAGTCGATTGTGATGCTGGGTTTCCTGGCTCCAGCCGTCGGAAATATAGAATCAGGGAAGGTGGGGGGATCCGGGGAGAGGCTTCCTCCCCTTCACACCAATCCCCAACAAACTGCTAACCACCTCATCCCCCATTCCAGCCCCCATCCTGTCCACTCCATCAAAGACTACGTCGCCCTTAAACTACTGAACAGCTACCTGGGTAACGGCCTCTCCAGTCGCCTGTTTGTGGAACTGCGAGAAAAGCGAGGACTGGCATACGAAGTGTCTGCCTTTTATCCCACCCGCCTGGATCCCGCTCAATTTGTTGTCTACATGGGGACAGCGCCAGAGAACACAGAGGTTGCTCTGGAAGGATTAACCACCGAAGTAGAGCGCCTCCGATCACACCCCCTCAACCCCGAAGACTTACAGGCTTCTAAAAATAAGATCCTGGGGCAATATGCCCTGGGCAAACAAACCAATGCCCAAATTGCTCAAATTTATGGCTGGTACGAGACGCTGGGTTTGGGAATTGAATTTGATACTCATTTCCAGGAAGAGGTTGCCGCCGTTTCAGCCGGGGATGCTCATCAGGCGGCTGTGAAATACCTGGCAATGCCCTACGTCTCGCTGGTGGGTCCTTCCACCGTTGTCAAGGGGTTAGTCAACCCCCTGTGA
- a CDS encoding tetratricopeptide repeat protein, producing MSSQAKYPTDDTPEGGLSTDHPASVTLHETVFPASDPCENSHPTGSGLANPELEASAILADSLLKQGLEYQQVGQFEAAIKYLQEAYRSYREIGSEQGQTKALSNLGLTYYSLKHYSKAIEYSQRSLESAQKLMDLRSIVKILSTLGNAYRHLKDQEKAIECQQQSLAIAQEIQDRRGEMAALNNLGLAYKALGQHETAICYEERSLEIVRELGDDQIEEQILKNLGNACYALGDYNRAIAYYQQRLVLAREIRDRRTEGQILRNLGNSCYALGDYLQAIEYGRQWLAVSRELQDRRGEEQALGSIGVAYDALGNYVKAIDYYEQRLEIARMIEDHRLEEQVLGSLKVAYYAMGEYSRASDYSEQRQAILQLSLSP from the coding sequence ATGTCCAGCCAAGCAAAGTACCCCACGGATGACACGCCAGAGGGCGGACTCAGTACCGACCATCCAGCCTCTGTGACTCTCCATGAAACGGTCTTTCCTGCCAGTGATCCCTGCGAAAATTCCCATCCAACGGGTTCTGGACTGGCAAACCCTGAATTAGAGGCGTCTGCTATCCTGGCAGACAGCCTTCTGAAACAGGGACTGGAATACCAGCAGGTGGGTCAATTTGAGGCGGCGATCAAATATTTGCAGGAGGCTTATCGCTCCTATCGTGAGATTGGTAGTGAACAGGGGCAGACAAAGGCTTTAAGCAACCTGGGTTTAACCTACTACAGCCTGAAGCACTACTCAAAAGCAATCGAGTATTCCCAACGGAGTCTGGAGTCCGCTCAAAAGCTGATGGATCTGCGCAGCATCGTCAAAATTCTGAGCACGCTGGGGAATGCCTACCGCCATTTGAAAGATCAGGAAAAAGCGATTGAATGCCAGCAGCAGAGTCTGGCGATCGCTCAGGAAATTCAGGATCGTCGGGGTGAAATGGCCGCACTGAACAATCTGGGGCTGGCTTACAAGGCACTGGGGCAACACGAAACCGCCATTTGCTATGAAGAGCGAAGCCTGGAAATTGTCCGGGAATTGGGCGACGACCAGATTGAAGAACAGATTTTAAAAAATCTGGGCAATGCCTGCTATGCCCTGGGAGATTACAACCGGGCGATCGCTTACTATCAGCAACGCCTGGTACTGGCACGGGAAATTCGCGATCGCCGCACAGAAGGGCAAATTCTGCGCAACCTGGGAAATAGCTGCTACGCCTTAGGAGACTATTTGCAGGCAATTGAATACGGTCGTCAGTGGTTAGCCGTATCCCGTGAACTTCAAGATCGTCGCGGCGAGGAACAGGCATTGGGGAGTATTGGGGTTGCCTATGATGCCCTGGGCAACTACGTGAAGGCCATCGATTACTATGAACAACGCCTTGAAATTGCCCGCATGATTGAGGATCACCGGCTGGAAGAGCAGGTCTTGGGTAGCCTTAAAGTGGCTTACTATGCCATGGGAGAATATTCCAGAGCCTCTGACTATTCCGAACAGCGTCAGGCGATTTTGCAGCTATCGCTATCGCCATGA
- the trmFO gene encoding FADH(2)-oxidizing methylenetetrahydrofolate--tRNA-(uracil(54)-C(5))-methyltransferase TrmFO, translated as MSNLPPIQVIGGGLAGTEAAWQIAQAGVPVILYEMRPRRLSPAHHSEYLAELVCSNSFGAQSSDRAAGLLHEELRRLGSIIIGKADTHQVPAGGALAVDRALFSQDLTETLAHHPLIDLRREEICRIPTDGIVVLTTGPLTSPALAEDLRRFTGLEYMSFFDAASPIVMGESINFEVAFRASRYDRGEAAYLNCPLDKDQYLHFWQQLCTAEQAELKDFEQETARFFEGCLPIEEMARRGKDTMRYGPLKPVGIFDPRSGDFRAPENRSKRPYAVVQLRQEDRAGQLWNMVGFQTNLRWGEQKRVFRLIPGLESAEFVRMGVMHRNTFINAPELLSPTLQFKTRPTLLAAGQLVGTEGYTAAAAGGWLAGTNAARLALGRSPITLPPATMMGALFDFISSASPKHFQPMPPNFGILPELPQRIRSKQERYGAYRDRALMELLHWLSRVQAA; from the coding sequence ATGTCAAACCTTCCTCCTATTCAAGTCATCGGTGGTGGCCTGGCTGGCACTGAAGCAGCGTGGCAAATTGCTCAGGCTGGGGTGCCGGTGATCCTGTATGAGATGCGCCCCAGGCGGCTCAGTCCGGCTCACCACAGTGAATACCTGGCAGAACTGGTGTGCAGTAATTCCTTCGGGGCGCAATCCAGCGATCGCGCCGCTGGACTGTTGCATGAAGAACTGCGGCGTCTGGGTTCCATCATTATTGGCAAAGCAGATACCCATCAGGTTCCTGCTGGCGGTGCCCTGGCAGTCGATCGCGCTCTTTTCAGCCAGGATCTGACAGAAACCCTTGCCCATCACCCACTGATTGATCTGCGTCGGGAAGAAATTTGCCGGATTCCCACCGACGGAATTGTTGTTCTGACTACTGGCCCCCTGACCAGTCCTGCCCTGGCAGAAGATCTGCGCCGCTTTACCGGACTGGAATATATGAGCTTCTTTGATGCGGCCAGCCCCATTGTCATGGGGGAATCCATTAACTTTGAAGTGGCGTTCCGTGCCTCCCGCTATGATCGCGGGGAAGCCGCCTACCTCAACTGTCCCCTGGACAAGGACCAGTATCTCCACTTCTGGCAACAGCTCTGCACCGCCGAACAGGCGGAACTCAAAGATTTTGAGCAGGAAACGGCCAGGTTTTTTGAAGGGTGTCTGCCGATTGAGGAGATGGCCCGGCGGGGAAAAGATACCATGCGCTACGGTCCACTCAAGCCCGTGGGCATCTTTGACCCACGGTCAGGAGACTTTCGCGCTCCGGAGAACCGCTCCAAACGCCCCTATGCGGTAGTGCAATTGCGCCAGGAAGACCGGGCAGGGCAACTCTGGAATATGGTCGGTTTTCAAACCAATCTCCGCTGGGGGGAACAGAAGCGGGTCTTTCGCCTGATTCCCGGACTGGAAAGTGCCGAATTTGTGCGGATGGGAGTGATGCACCGCAACACCTTCATCAATGCCCCCGAATTGTTAAGTCCCACCCTACAGTTCAAAACTCGCCCTACCTTACTGGCAGCCGGTCAACTGGTGGGTACGGAGGGCTATACCGCGGCTGCCGCTGGCGGCTGGCTGGCGGGTACCAACGCTGCCCGCCTTGCCCTGGGACGTTCCCCGATCACCCTTCCGCCTGCCACAATGATGGGTGCCCTGTTCGACTTTATCAGTTCTGCCTCACCGAAACACTTCCAGCCCATGCCACCCAACTTTGGCATCCTCCCAGAGCTACCCCAGCGCATCCGGAGTAAGCAGGAACGCTACGGAGCTTACCGAGATCGCGCGCTGATGGAACTGTTGCATTGGCTCTCCCGTGTGCAGGCGGCATAG
- a CDS encoding FdhF/YdeP family oxidoreductase, producing MLRKPEKGWTPQHWASWKPFGIGEQYPNNYWEVFRAIWENRRQLPYAWRILNQGVCDGCALGTTGMKDWTQDGIHVCNVRLRLLHLNTMAALDSRLLEDVTRLQSKTGQELRDLGRLPYPMMRQKGERGFRRVCWDEALDLIASHIRATTPDRLGFYITSRGTVNETYYAAQKAVRAMGTNSIDNAARICHSPSTAALKTTIGAGATTCSYKDWIGTDLLVFIGSNVANNQPVTVKYLHLAKKAGTRIVVINNYREPGMERYWVPSVVESALFGTKFAEDFFLVNVGGDIAFLNGVLKWMVEQDWCDRRFIQQYTTSFDQLKTALDSQSWEELERVSGTSRQEMLTFARMVAAAKTAVFVWSMGITQHECGEDNVRAIINLALSKGFVGREGCGLMPIRGHSGVQGGAEMGCYATAFPGGKPITPETATRLSQQWGFEVPSSPGLTAPEMIDAAHRGEMDVLFSVGGNFQEVLPDPDYVETGLARVPLRVHMDIVCSKPMLTDPGETVVILPATTRYEVPGGVTETSTERRIIFSPEIPGPRIGEARPEWEVFMELAQRVRPDLGEPGAPSPLHFESTAAIREEIARLVPFYAGIQHLKEAGDQFQYGGSHLCFGWQFATPDGKAHFTPLELPDRPIPAGYFLLTTRRGKQFNSMVQERKDQITGAMREAVLISQEDADRLALSNGDAVVLKNDYGEYRGSAFIARVKPGNLQVHWPEANCLLDRTRRSPIGGVPDYNALVQLEKAEV from the coding sequence ATGCTGCGCAAACCTGAAAAGGGCTGGACGCCCCAACACTGGGCAAGCTGGAAACCCTTTGGTATTGGCGAACAGTATCCCAATAACTACTGGGAAGTATTCCGGGCGATCTGGGAGAACCGGAGGCAACTTCCCTATGCCTGGCGGATTCTCAATCAGGGTGTTTGTGATGGCTGTGCCCTCGGTACTACAGGGATGAAGGACTGGACCCAGGATGGCATTCATGTCTGTAATGTACGCCTGCGTCTGCTGCATCTGAACACAATGGCTGCTCTCGATTCCAGGCTGTTGGAAGACGTTACCCGGCTGCAATCTAAAACCGGGCAGGAGCTTCGCGATCTGGGTCGCCTGCCCTACCCAATGATGCGTCAGAAGGGGGAACGAGGGTTTCGTCGAGTCTGCTGGGACGAGGCTCTGGATCTGATTGCCAGCCACATTCGTGCAACCACCCCAGACCGGCTTGGCTTTTACATTACCAGTCGGGGAACGGTGAATGAGACTTATTACGCTGCCCAAAAAGCCGTGCGTGCTATGGGCACCAATTCAATCGACAATGCGGCGCGTATCTGCCACTCTCCCAGCACAGCCGCCCTGAAAACCACGATTGGTGCAGGTGCGACAACCTGCTCCTATAAAGACTGGATTGGAACGGATCTGCTGGTCTTTATTGGCTCTAATGTGGCAAATAACCAGCCTGTTACCGTCAAGTATCTTCACCTGGCAAAAAAGGCAGGGACCCGAATTGTCGTCATCAATAACTATCGAGAACCGGGGATGGAGCGCTACTGGGTGCCTTCGGTGGTGGAGAGTGCTCTGTTTGGAACCAAATTTGCCGAAGACTTTTTTCTGGTCAATGTGGGCGGCGATATTGCCTTTCTGAATGGTGTATTGAAGTGGATGGTTGAGCAGGACTGGTGCGATCGCCGCTTCATCCAGCAATACACAACCTCTTTCGACCAGCTAAAGACGGCTCTGGACTCCCAGTCCTGGGAAGAACTGGAGCGGGTTTCAGGAACTTCCCGGCAGGAGATGTTGACCTTTGCTCGCATGGTTGCCGCTGCCAAAACCGCTGTTTTTGTCTGGAGCATGGGGATCACCCAGCATGAATGTGGGGAAGACAATGTTCGCGCCATCATTAATCTGGCTCTGAGCAAAGGCTTTGTCGGTCGAGAAGGGTGTGGGCTAATGCCGATTCGGGGCCACTCTGGCGTCCAGGGTGGAGCAGAAATGGGCTGTTATGCCACGGCTTTTCCAGGGGGAAAGCCAATTACACCAGAAACGGCTACCCGGTTAAGTCAGCAGTGGGGATTTGAAGTTCCTTCCAGTCCGGGGCTGACGGCTCCGGAGATGATCGATGCGGCTCATCGGGGAGAAATGGATGTCCTGTTCAGCGTTGGCGGTAATTTTCAGGAGGTGTTGCCCGACCCGGACTATGTAGAAACTGGCCTGGCGCGTGTGCCCCTGCGGGTTCATATGGACATTGTCTGCTCCAAACCAATGCTGACTGACCCTGGTGAGACGGTTGTCATTCTACCGGCTACCACTCGATATGAGGTTCCTGGCGGTGTCACTGAAACCAGTACTGAACGGCGAATTATCTTCAGCCCGGAAATTCCTGGTCCCAGAATTGGGGAAGCACGCCCGGAGTGGGAAGTGTTTATGGAACTGGCTCAACGAGTCCGGCCAGACCTGGGAGAGCCGGGTGCTCCTTCGCCGCTCCACTTTGAGAGTACTGCTGCCATCCGGGAAGAAATTGCCCGGCTTGTCCCCTTCTATGCGGGCATTCAGCACCTGAAGGAAGCGGGTGACCAGTTCCAGTACGGTGGTTCCCATCTTTGCTTTGGCTGGCAGTTTGCCACACCGGACGGCAAAGCCCACTTCACCCCGTTGGAACTTCCCGATCGCCCCATCCCGGCGGGCTACTTTCTGCTCACCACCCGGCGGGGGAAACAATTCAACAGCATGGTGCAGGAGCGAAAAGACCAGATTACCGGCGCTATGCGAGAGGCCGTCCTGATCAGTCAGGAGGATGCCGATCGCCTCGCGCTCTCCAACGGTGATGCCGTAGTGTTGAAGAATGACTATGGCGAGTATCGGGGAAGCGCTTTTATTGCCCGTGTAAAACCTGGAAATCTGCAAGTTCACTGGCCCGAAGCCAACTGTTTGCTGGATCGGACCCGGCGATCGCCCATTGGCGGCGTTCCTGACTACAATGCTCTGGTGCAGTTGGAGAAGGCTGAGGTGTGA
- a CDS encoding antibiotic biosynthesis monooxygenase family protein: protein MQSNHEVSMSEFHDFLKRQYAHVAIGEFKPGKFAEAQYLYEQAVSTYTHGFKGAYLLRDPGSDKGISVIFWESVEDMTDNESETYQAILKKMAPLFAHTPDVFVYEVVADLKPPEVQAPESNSIL from the coding sequence ATGCAATCAAATCACGAGGTCAGCATGAGTGAGTTTCATGATTTCCTGAAGCGCCAGTATGCCCATGTGGCGATCGGCGAATTTAAACCGGGCAAGTTTGCAGAAGCCCAATATCTCTATGAGCAAGCCGTTTCTACTTACACCCACGGGTTCAAGGGCGCTTACTTGCTGCGGGATCCTGGCAGTGATAAGGGAATTTCCGTCATCTTCTGGGAAAGTGTTGAAGACATGACGGATAACGAAAGCGAAACCTATCAGGCAATTCTAAAGAAAATGGCTCCCCTGTTTGCCCACACCCCCGATGTGTTTGTCTATGAAGTCGTGGCAGATCTGAAGCCCCCAGAAGTTCAAGCCCCGGAGAGTAATAGCATTCTGTGA